One Dermacentor andersoni chromosome 6, qqDerAnde1_hic_scaffold, whole genome shotgun sequence genomic window carries:
- the LOC129382540 gene encoding cytochrome P450 2J4-like, whose amino-acid sequence MPEAVTWEIAITALIVAIAAPLLQYLWFSLRRMFRPDLPPGPRGLPVLGYLPFMTEHGHRDIETLKQKYGNVFGLQLGSRYVVFLCDFGSIKEAFWNDALLDRAHEFPLNVREKSQRPFVSLNRRGRDHCRMQDELSHFVRELASRKGEPVVISSLLVSSTSNVITALVYGRRFEYGSPERVELDELADGIPTLATQISSINFFPWLRRVLSILRIGACGRLRSAMIRRDRLSETLIGHHEKTYQDGLVRDYIDGFLSEMRRPEQEKKTFTRECPDALFNEHEPVQPSASFGASLHHVFEQRVVDSTRRAIALSSVLARAWGVFNACLTSAASRDGITPSSVPAHVWRMLKACFTSGAGRDGIALTSRSAHVWGGLDACFTSAAGRPGITLSPGLAHVWEFISYDTKISLEGRGTQLRCEKKKHTMNSHNETFRTPIMNASFKRPLSSTTGFVADEVLTCNASSFFGAGSETVRSAIEWLLLMCAAKPEMQNRIRAEIDVVLGQRGQGSRVLWEDRSRMPYTQAFIWEMTRCEPINPFGLMRCASEDTKVSGYAIPRGSVVVPSLRSIFYDTSFWKDPEVFRPERFLVEGGTRASKPERLIAFSCGKRSCPGETIANMETFIFLTTILQHFIIEVPPSGPTLAFDEVLTISLRPRSQELVFRARQMRG is encoded by the exons ATGCCGGAGGCGGTGACGTGGGAGATCGCGATAACGGCGCTGATCGTCGCAATTGCGGCACCGCTGCTGCAATACCTGTGGTTCTCGCTGCGGAGGATGTTTCGACCCGATCTGCCGCCCGGCCCGCGAGGCCTGCCTGTCCTGGGCTACCTGCCCTTCATGACCGAGCACGGACATCGGGACATCGAGACGCTGAAGCAGAAATACGGCAACGTGTTCGG ACTCCAGCTCGGTTCCCGGTACGTGGTCTTCTTGTGCGACTTCGGCTCCATAAAGGAGGCCTTTTGGAACGACGCCCTGCTCGACCGGGCCCATGAATTCCCCCTCAACGTCCGCGAGAAATCTCAAA GaccttttgtttcactgaaccgTCGCGGACGTGACCACTGCCGCATGCAGGACGAACTGTCGCACTTCGTTCGTGAGCTGGCGTCTCGCAAGGGCGAACCCGTGGTCATCTCCTCGTTGTTGGTGTCCAGCACGTCCAACGTCATCACGGCGCTGGTGTACGGACGGAGGTTCGAGTACGGCAGCCCCGAGCGTGTCGAGCTGGACGAGCTCGCCGATGGGATCCCGACGTTGGCGACACAGATTTCGTCCATCAACTTCTTCCCGTGGCTGCGCAGAGTGCTCTCCATCCTTCGCATAGGAGCATGCGGGCGGCTCAGGAGCGCCATGATACGAAGGGATCGCCTCTCAGA GACCCTAATAGGCCATCACGAGAAAACCTATCAGGACGGCTTGGTTCGTGACTACATTGATGGTTTTCTCAGTGAGATGAGACGACCAGAGCAAGAAAAGAAGACTTTCACGCGTGAGTGTCCAGA CGCACTTTTCAACGAACATGAACCCGTCCAACCTTCAGCCTCCTTCGGGGCGTCTCTACACCATGTGTTTGAGCAACGTGTAGTAGATTCAACACGCCGAG ccattgcactgtcttcggtatTAGCCCGCgcatggggagtgtttaacgcctgcttaacctccgccgcgagtcgggaCGGTATTACACCATCTTCGGTACCGGCGCACGTATGGAGAATGCttaaagcttgcttcacctccggcgcgggtcgggacggtattgcactaacttcgagatcggcccacgtatggggagggcttgacgcgtgcttcacctccgccgcgggtcggcccggcattacgcTGTCTCctggattggcccacgtatgggagttTATttcttacgacacgaaaatttccttggagggtagaggtacacagcttcgctgtgaaaaaaaaaagcacacaatgaattcccataacgaAACTTTCCGAACCCCTATTATGAACGCCTCTTTTAAACGCCCTCTGTCCTCTACCACGGGCTTTGTTGCAGACGAAGTGCTTACGTGCAACGCGTCATCCTTCTTCGGTGCCGGGAGCGAGACAGTGCGCTCCGCGATAGAGTGGCTGCTACTGATGTGCGCTGCCAAGCCGGAGATGCAGAATCGCATCCGGGCCGAGATCGACGTCGTGCTCGGTCAACGCGGTCAAGGTTCTCGCGTGCTGTGGGAAGATCGCAGCAGGATGCCGTACACCCAGGCCTTCATCTGGGAGATGACGCGCTGCGAGCCGATCAACCCTTTCGGCCTCATGCGATG TGCCAGCGAGGACACGAAAGTAAGCGGCTACGCCATTCCACGAGGCAGCGTCGTGGTCCCATCGCTGAGGTCCATCTTCTACGACACATCCTTCTGGAAAGACCCAGAAGTTTTCCGGCCTGAGCGCTTCTTGGTCGAAGGAGGGACTCGAGCCAGCAAACCTGAGAGACTGATCGCCTTCTCATGCG GCAAGCGTTCTTGTCCCGGGGAGACGATCGCCAACATGGAGACGTTCATCTTTCTTACCACCATCCTGCAGCACTTCATCATCGAGGTGCCTCCCAGTGGTCCGACCCTTGCTTTCGACGAAGTGTTGACCATATCGCTTAGGCCCCGATCGCAGGAATTAGTTTTCCGCGCGCGACAAATGCGCGGTTGA